Proteins from a single region of Xyrauchen texanus isolate HMW12.3.18 chromosome 7, RBS_HiC_50CHRs, whole genome shotgun sequence:
- the tie1 gene encoding tyrosine-protein kinase receptor Tie-1, with protein MLYLICLLCLVDISDAVMDLIMMSNGATSAHNFRLTCISGDHDTDGIQLSIKKDNSIVRRVGAPSFTVQTPQAKKVVASGFTGFDHSGIFYCHSKRGTDQLGNVTLINNFSRVNFRPVRVSMTASKGDTVYLTMDVLGTDRRDISWKFNGNYYYMTPFADVQNNTAVLDLKNIDENYAGIYSASYVGDSALYSALLHLIVRECPKNKWGSDCDKDCPECLNGGICHDKHGDCVCPPGFMGVRCETACHEGMFGQNCQESCKSVSGCQGLSFCLTDPYGCSCASGWHGDRCRKSCPEGMYGADCLLSCNCKNKGKCNRFSGCQCPTGWRGQYCEKSDRAPEILDMASNLEGNLNSSHKITCSATGHPLPSHMSIELHKLESTVLKASHTTMDSKKSSAQFEIPHLSAEHNGVWECRVSTNGGQDSRKFTLTVREPPYPTTTPKLLMRSSKQLVVKPMDTYAGDGPIISTKLLYKPMDTGDSWSSIIVDSRDPITLMNLKPSTRYHVRVQLTRPGDGGEGPFGPETIIETDCPEPTARPEIDSSSVEGRNITIRWSLIDRSREATGFLVQLFGRHREKLWEETTLLNVLSTKLYNLEYHRDYQVVVLLVNCGSHGPPSKPHHIHIYKQGPSSPRNVQADAVSISVVRLRWQPPEYPNGGIVKYSIEYQPVGKGSLHPWVDTDDGNKTTKDVISLNGSTLYQFRVRAFSKVPGEWSKFVQARTPRDGFSSFTPTTQQVGRPMAEDHQLLWAVVGSVAVTCVTILLALLALFYIRKSVLKRRRTFTYQSGSGEETILQFNSGTLTLTRRPKPSPEALTYPILVWEDIKFEDVIGEGNFGQVIKAMVKKDGSKMSAAIKMLKEFSSENDHQDFAGELEVLCKLGQHPNIINLIGACENRGYLYIAIEYAPYGNLLDFLRKSRVLETDPAFAKEHGTASTLTSQQLLQFAADVATGMHYLSDKQFIHRDLAARNVLVGDNLVAKIADFGLSRGEEVYVKKTMGRLPVRWMAIESLNYSVYTTKSDVWSFGVLLWEIVSLGGTPYCGMTCAELYEKLPQGYRMEQPRNCDNEVYELMRQCWRDRPYERPPFSQISVQLNRMQEARKAYVNMALFENFTYAGIDATAEEA; from the exons ATGCTGTATTTAATCTGTCTATTGTGTCTTGTCGACATATCTG ATGCCGTTATGGATCTCATAATGATGTCTAATGGGGCCACATCTGCTCATAATTTCCGCCTCACCTGCATTTCTGGTGATCATGATACTGATGGCATTCAGCTGAGCATCAAGAAGGACAACAGTATTGTCCGTCGTGTAGGAGCACCTTCCTTTACTGTGCAGACGCCACAGGCTAAAAAAGTGGTGGCTTCTGGATTTACAGGCTTTGATCACAGTGGAATTTTCTACTGTCACTCAAAAAGGGGCACTGACCAACTTGGCAATGTTACACTCATCAACAACTTCAGCAGAG TTAATTTTAGACCAGTGAGGGTCTCTATGACGGCCAGTAAAGGAGACACAGTGTATTTAACCATGGACGTGCTTGGGACAGATCGAAGAGACATTTCATGGAAATTCAATG GTAACTATTACTACATGACGCCTTTTGCTGATGTTCAGAACAACACAGCAGTCCTGGATCTGAAGAATATTGATGAAAATTACGCAGGGATCTACAGTGCCAGCTATGTTGGGGACAGTGCTCTCTATAGTGCCTTGTTGCATCTCATCGTTCGTG AATGCCCAAAGAACAAATGGGGCTCAGATTGTGACAAGGACTGTCCTGAGTGCTTGAATGGAGGCATATGCCATGACAAACATGGAGACTGTGTCTGCCCTCCAGGCTTCATGGGAGTGCGTTGTGAGACAG CCTGCCATGAAGGAATGTTTGGCCAAAACTGCCAGGAATCCTGTAAGTCagtgagtggttgccagggcttGAGTTTCTGTCTCACAGATCCTTATGGGTGTTCCTGTGCCAGCGGTTGGCATGGAGATCGCTGTCGCAAAT CCTGCCCTGAAGGAATGTACGGGGCTGATTGTCTTTTAAGTTGCAACTGCAAGAACAAAGGGAAATGCAATCGCTTCAGTGGCTGCCAATGTCCAACAGGCTGGAGAGGCCAATACTGTGAGAAATCAG ATCGTGCACCAGAGATTTTGGACATGGCCAGTAACCTGGAGGGGAACCTGAACTCCAGCCATAAGATCACATGTTCTGCCACAGGCCACCCTCTGCCTAGCCACATGAGCATTGAGCTACACAAACTGGAAAGCACTGTGCTTAAG GCGTCCCATACTACCATGGATTCAAAGAAAAGCTCTGCTCAGTTTGAGATCCCACATCTCTCTGCAGAGCATAATGGGGTGTGGGAATGTCGAGTCTCCACCAATGGTGGACAGGACTCGCGCAAGTTTACTTTAACTGTGAGAG AGCCACCCTACCCAACCACTACTCCTAAACTGCTGATGAGGAGTAGCAAACAACTGGTTGTAAAGCCAATGGACACTTATGCGGGTGATGGTCCGATTATTTCCACTAAACTACTTTACAAGCCAATGGATACAGGAGACTCCTGGTCCTCCATCATAG TGGACAGCAGAGATCCCATCACATTGATGAACCTGAAGCCATCAACCAGATACCATGTCCGTGTACAACTTACTcgaccaggggatggaggagagGGTCCTTTTGGTCCAGAGACAATCATAGAGACTGACTGTCCAG AGCCCACAGCTAGGCCGGAGATTGATTCCAGCTCAGTGGAGGGGCGTAACATCACCATCAGGTGGTCTCTGATTGACAGGTCCCGCGAGGCCACTGGGTTTTTAGTGCAGCTCTTCGGCCGACATAGAGAGAAGCTATGGGAAGAAACCACCTTGCTAAATGTGCTCTCCACCAAACTCTACAACCTGGAGTACCACAGGGACTACCAAGTGGTCGTCCTGCTGGTAAACTGTGGCAGCCATGGGCCCCCTTCAAAGCCCCACCATATCCATATCTATAAGCAGG GCCCTTCTTCTCCACGTAACGTTCAGGCTGATGCTGTGTCCATAAGTGTGGTCAGGCTTCGTTGGCAGCCCCCTGAATACCCCAATGGAGGCATTGTCAAATACAGCATTGAATACCAGCCAGTGGGAAAAGGCAGCTTGCACCCTTGGGTGGACACAGATGATGGCAACAAAACTACGAAAGATGTGATATCTCTCAATGGGAGCACCTTGTACCAGTTCAGGGTGAGAGCTTTCTCTAAGGTGCCAGGGGAGTGGAGCAAGTTTGTACAAGCCAGGACCCCAAGAGATG GATTCTCCAGCTTTACTCCCACCACTCAGCAAGTTGGAAGGCCGATGGCTGAGGACCATCAGTTACTTTGGGCTGTGGTTGGGTCAGTGGCTGTGACCTGTGTGACCATTCTTCTGGCCCTTCTTGCTCTCTTCTACATTCGTAAATCTGTCCTTAAGCGGAGAAGGACGTTCACCTATCAGTCTGGATCG GGAGAAGAAACTATCTTACAGTTCAACTCCGGAACTCTCACACTGACCCGACGGCCAAAGCCCTCCCCAGAGGCACTCACCTATCCCATATTGGTGTGGGAGGACATTAAGTTTGAGGATGTAATTGGAGAAGGGAACTTTGGTCAGGTCATCAAGGCCATGGTCAAAAAAGATGGTTCAAAAATGAGTGCTGCCATTAAAATGCTGAAGG AGTTCTCCTCAGAGAATGACCATCAGGACTTTGCTGGTGAATTAGAGGTGCTGTGTAAATTGGGACAGCATCCCAACATAATTAATCTCATCGGAGCTTGCGAGAACCGAG GTTACCTATACATTGCTATTGAGTATGCACCTTACGGAAATCTCTTGGATTTCCTAAGAAAGAGTCGTGTGCTGGAGACCGATCCTGCCTTTGCCAAGGAGCATGGAACTGCATCCACACTCACCTCCCAGCAGCTCTTGCAATTTGCTGCTGATGTAGCAACTGGCATGCATTACCTTAGTGACAAACAG TTCATCCACAGAGATTTGGCAGCCAGAAATGTACTTGTGGGAGATAACCTAGTAGCAAAAATCGCTGATTTTGGGCTGTCACGTGGAGAAGAGGTGTATGTCAAAAAGACCATG GGAAGGCTGCCTGTACGATGGATGGCCATCGAGTCTCTAAACTACAGTGTCTACACGACAAAGAGTGATGT ATGGTCTTTCGGAGTACTTCTGTGGGAAATTGTGAGCTTAG GTGGAACCCCATACTGTGGGATGACCTGTGCTGAGCTCTatgagaaacttcctcagggctaCAGAATGGAGCAGCCCAGGAACTGTGATAATGAAGT GTATGAACTGATGAGACAGTGCTGGCGAGACCGACCCTATGAGCGACCGCCATTTTCACAAATATCTGTCCAACTCAATAGAATGCAAGAGGCTCGGAAG GCCTATGTCAACATGGCCCTCTTTGAGAACTTCACTTATGCTGGAATAGATGCTACAGCTGAAGAGGCCTGA